Below is a window of Ferrimicrobium acidiphilum DSM 19497 DNA.
TGTGGATCTCGAGTCGGTCAAGGATCGGGGCGTGATCATAGCGAGCAACCATCGTAGTCTTTTGGACTTCTTTGTAGGCACCGTCGCATTCCGGCGATGGGGTGTGTATCCGTATCCCTTCGTCAGGGGCGACTTCTTCGCCAGGCCGGTTCTAGGCCGAGCGCTGAGACTGGTGGGGGCGATTCCTGCGGGTCATGGTCGAAGTGCATTGTTCGCCGTCAAGAGAGCCCATGAGATTTTGCACAACGGTGGTGTCATCACCATCGCTCCAGAAGGGCGGATTGTTCCCTTGTCGCAGCGCTCTACTGGATTAGGGGATTTGAAGCGCGGAGTGGGAATCATGAGTTCTAGATATGCAACTCCTATCCTCTTGGCGGCCGTAAAGAAT
It encodes the following:
- a CDS encoding lysophospholipid acyltransferase family protein yields the protein MLLRDIRAHKVALAICAALTTIALSVIAKVHIDDVDLESVKDRGVIIASNHRSLLDFFVGTVAFRRWGVYPYPFVRGDFFARPVLGRALRLVGAIPAGHGRSALFAVKRAHEILHNGGVITIAPEGRIVPLSQRSTGLGDLKRGVGIMSSRYATPILLAAVKNTDEAWPAGRRAPMLHLPWNRPTITVVTTLLIVQVGMSSSEITLLVTQGLNSLLGASVDTEEDPR